A genomic stretch from Apteryx mantelli isolate bAptMan1 chromosome 28, bAptMan1.hap1, whole genome shotgun sequence includes:
- the HROB gene encoding homologous recombination OB-fold protein isoform X2, translating into MARRLQKLFGADGDLADEDFLSAVEDAENRFSAPGPPRRWPPAVSAPAVPTPGSGPQPPRQLRRSPGKPSGLRPLSGQDDRAASSRDPGSPSAPARAPHPPSGLAPGGPPAWGATPEDELDNNLFLAACMELEVPDLPAEAGTDPGWREMPPGLRAREESSQEQVPRKKPRVGEELVSPGSLQPGGPRAAPAESRQEPLPSPPADAAPRLVLRPSAAGACSSRPAPLLNPGASWGSVSSPGDQTLRPFQASPCQPGANSSSVTPRAPQSSGVRSPMPQAPRQSCPVPRPPGSGWRPPPRLPANPQPLMTCVEPPPRQPPREATLQTPVVTNHLMQLVTAASKAPQAAPRVPAQGKNRRFPGPAGILPQQQHAGKHLEKILVSTPQTPAHGALAKLRTEELPGSPPPTEEDFGKGPWLAMKTELGLDERDPSCFLRTYSVVMVLRKAALKQLPKNKVPSMAVMIKTVTRTNVDAGAVFKDPTGEMQGTVHRLLLEERQSELKPGSVLLLKQVGVFSPSHRNHYLNVTPNNLLKIYPPETEGSFLQPSPEQQTVKESVMPAASAVAAQAGLHWDHPAQLSQGVPAPGGWGRCRTSSHSTEQLPGGFSLHPESYRPGQEEPPGADGCDMDDLDGLLGELPEDFFSAPAQADAC; encoded by the exons atG gcccgcCGCCTCCAGAAGCTGTTCGGGGCCGACGGGGACCTGGCGGACGAG GATTTCCTCTCCGCCGTGGAGGACGCCGAGAACCGCTTctcggcccccggcccccccaggcGTTGGCCGCCCGCCGTCTCCGCGCCCGCCGTGCCGACCCCCGGTtccggcccgcagcccccgcgccagCTCCGTCGCTCCCCCGGCAAACCCTCCGGCCTCAGGCCCCTCTCCGGGCAGGATGACCGAGCCGCGAGCTCCCGGGATCCGGGCTCCCCttcggcgcccgcgcgcgccccgcACCCACCGAGCGGCTTGGCGCCGGGCGGCCCCCCGGCCTGGGGGGCGACCCCCGAGGACGAACTGGACAACAACCTCTTCCTGGCCGCCTGCATGGAGCTGGAGGTGCCCGACCTGCCGGCCGAGGCCGGCACGGACCCCGGCTGGCGGGAGATGCCCCCGGGGCTGCGcgccagggaggagagcagccaggAGCAGGTGCCTCGCAAAAAGCCGCGGGTGGGAGAGGAGCTGGTTTctcccggctccctgcagcctggggggccgcgggccgccccggccgAGAGCAGGCAGGAGCCCCTGCCGTCGCCGCCGGCAGATGCTGCTCCCAGGCTGGTGCTGCGGCCCAGCGCGGCTGGTGCCTGCTCCTCCCGGCCTGCGCCCCTGCTAAATCCTGGTGCCTCCTGGGGCTCCGTCTCCTCTCCTGGGGACCAAACCCTGAGACCTTTTCAAGCGTCCCCATGCCAGCCGGGAGCAAACAGCTCCTCCGTGACGCCACGTGCACCCCAGAGCAGCGGCGTCCGGTCCCCGATGCCGCAGGCGCCCCGGCAGAGCTGCCCCGTGCCCAGGCCGCCCGGCAGCGGCTGGCGGCCGCCCCCCAGGCTCCCCGCGAACCCGCAGCCCTTGATGACCTGCGTGGAGCCCCCACCGAGGCAGCCGCCCCGGGAGGCCACCCTGCAGACGCCCGTCGTCACCAACCACCTCATGCAGCTGGTCACGGCGGCCAGCAAAGCGCCCCAAGCTGCCCCCCGTGTCCCGGCGCAGGGGAAGAATCGCCGGTTCCCAGGGCCTGCCGGGATCCTGCCCCAGCAGCAG cATGCTGGGAAACATCTGGAGAAGATTCTTGTTTCGACTCCCCAAACTCCAGCTCACGGGGCTCTGGCAAAGCTGCGGACAGAG GAactgcccggctccccgccgcccacGGAGGAGGATTTTGGGAAGGGCCCCTGGCTTGCCATGAAGACGGAGCTGGGGCTGGACGAGAGGGACCCCAGCTGCTTCCTCAGGACCTACAGTGTGGTCATGGTGCTGCGGAAG GCAGCCTTGAAGCAGCTCCCGAAGAACAAGGTCCCCAGCATGGCCGTAATGATCAAGACCGTGACCAGGACCAACGTTGATGCTGGTGCCGTGTTCAAGGACCCGACCG GAGAGATGCAGGGCACGGTGCATCGCCTGCTGCTGGAAGAGAGGCAGAGCGAACTCAAGCCCGGCTCGGTGCTGCTCCTGAAGCAG GTGGGCGTCTTCTCCCCATCCCACCGCAACCACTACCTCAACGTAACACCCAACAACCTGCTCAAGATCTACCCGCCGGAGACCGAGGGCAGCTTCTTGCAGCCGTCGCCAGAACAGCAGACGGTGAAGGAGAGCGTGATGCCGGCAGCCTCGGCG GTCGCTGCCCAGGCTGGGTTACACTGGGACCATCCAGCACAGCTCTCCCAGGGTGTCCCTGCCCCTGGGGGCTGGGGACGATGCAGGACAagcagccacagcacagagcagttGCCTGGAGGCTTCTCGCTGCACCCAGAGAGCTACAGGCCTGGGCAAGAAGAGCCTCCGGGAGCCGACGGCTGCGACATGG ACGACCTGGATGGGCTCCTGGGAGAGCTGCCCGAGGACTTCTTTTCCGCTCCGGCTCAAGCTGATGCCTGCTGA
- the HROB gene encoding homologous recombination OB-fold protein isoform X1 — MDFLSAVEDAENRFSAPGPPRRWPPAVSAPAVPTPGSGPQPPRQLRRSPGKPSGLRPLSGQDDRAASSRDPGSPSAPARAPHPPSGLAPGGPPAWGATPEDELDNNLFLAACMELEVPDLPAEAGTDPGWREMPPGLRAREESSQEQVPRKKPRVGEELVSPGSLQPGGPRAAPAESRQEPLPSPPADAAPRLVLRPSAAGACSSRPAPLLNPGASWGSVSSPGDQTLRPFQASPCQPGANSSSVTPRAPQSSGVRSPMPQAPRQSCPVPRPPGSGWRPPPRLPANPQPLMTCVEPPPRQPPREATLQTPVVTNHLMQLVTAASKAPQAAPRVPAQGKNRRFPGPAGILPQQQHAGKHLEKILVSTPQTPAHGALAKLRTEELPGSPPPTEEDFGKGPWLAMKTELGLDERDPSCFLRTYSVVMVLRKAALKQLPKNKVPSMAVMIKTVTRTNVDAGAVFKDPTGEMQGTVHRLLLEERQSELKPGSVLLLKQVGVFSPSHRNHYLNVTPNNLLKIYPPETEGSFLQPSPEQQTVKESVMPAASAVAAQAGLHWDHPAQLSQGVPAPGGWGRCRTSSHSTEQLPGGFSLHPESYRPGQEEPPGADGCDMDDLDGLLGELPEDFFSAPAQADAC, encoded by the exons atG GATTTCCTCTCCGCCGTGGAGGACGCCGAGAACCGCTTctcggcccccggcccccccaggcGTTGGCCGCCCGCCGTCTCCGCGCCCGCCGTGCCGACCCCCGGTtccggcccgcagcccccgcgccagCTCCGTCGCTCCCCCGGCAAACCCTCCGGCCTCAGGCCCCTCTCCGGGCAGGATGACCGAGCCGCGAGCTCCCGGGATCCGGGCTCCCCttcggcgcccgcgcgcgccccgcACCCACCGAGCGGCTTGGCGCCGGGCGGCCCCCCGGCCTGGGGGGCGACCCCCGAGGACGAACTGGACAACAACCTCTTCCTGGCCGCCTGCATGGAGCTGGAGGTGCCCGACCTGCCGGCCGAGGCCGGCACGGACCCCGGCTGGCGGGAGATGCCCCCGGGGCTGCGcgccagggaggagagcagccaggAGCAGGTGCCTCGCAAAAAGCCGCGGGTGGGAGAGGAGCTGGTTTctcccggctccctgcagcctggggggccgcgggccgccccggccgAGAGCAGGCAGGAGCCCCTGCCGTCGCCGCCGGCAGATGCTGCTCCCAGGCTGGTGCTGCGGCCCAGCGCGGCTGGTGCCTGCTCCTCCCGGCCTGCGCCCCTGCTAAATCCTGGTGCCTCCTGGGGCTCCGTCTCCTCTCCTGGGGACCAAACCCTGAGACCTTTTCAAGCGTCCCCATGCCAGCCGGGAGCAAACAGCTCCTCCGTGACGCCACGTGCACCCCAGAGCAGCGGCGTCCGGTCCCCGATGCCGCAGGCGCCCCGGCAGAGCTGCCCCGTGCCCAGGCCGCCCGGCAGCGGCTGGCGGCCGCCCCCCAGGCTCCCCGCGAACCCGCAGCCCTTGATGACCTGCGTGGAGCCCCCACCGAGGCAGCCGCCCCGGGAGGCCACCCTGCAGACGCCCGTCGTCACCAACCACCTCATGCAGCTGGTCACGGCGGCCAGCAAAGCGCCCCAAGCTGCCCCCCGTGTCCCGGCGCAGGGGAAGAATCGCCGGTTCCCAGGGCCTGCCGGGATCCTGCCCCAGCAGCAG cATGCTGGGAAACATCTGGAGAAGATTCTTGTTTCGACTCCCCAAACTCCAGCTCACGGGGCTCTGGCAAAGCTGCGGACAGAG GAactgcccggctccccgccgcccacGGAGGAGGATTTTGGGAAGGGCCCCTGGCTTGCCATGAAGACGGAGCTGGGGCTGGACGAGAGGGACCCCAGCTGCTTCCTCAGGACCTACAGTGTGGTCATGGTGCTGCGGAAG GCAGCCTTGAAGCAGCTCCCGAAGAACAAGGTCCCCAGCATGGCCGTAATGATCAAGACCGTGACCAGGACCAACGTTGATGCTGGTGCCGTGTTCAAGGACCCGACCG GAGAGATGCAGGGCACGGTGCATCGCCTGCTGCTGGAAGAGAGGCAGAGCGAACTCAAGCCCGGCTCGGTGCTGCTCCTGAAGCAG GTGGGCGTCTTCTCCCCATCCCACCGCAACCACTACCTCAACGTAACACCCAACAACCTGCTCAAGATCTACCCGCCGGAGACCGAGGGCAGCTTCTTGCAGCCGTCGCCAGAACAGCAGACGGTGAAGGAGAGCGTGATGCCGGCAGCCTCGGCG GTCGCTGCCCAGGCTGGGTTACACTGGGACCATCCAGCACAGCTCTCCCAGGGTGTCCCTGCCCCTGGGGGCTGGGGACGATGCAGGACAagcagccacagcacagagcagttGCCTGGAGGCTTCTCGCTGCACCCAGAGAGCTACAGGCCTGGGCAAGAAGAGCCTCCGGGAGCCGACGGCTGCGACATGG ACGACCTGGATGGGCTCCTGGGAGAGCTGCCCGAGGACTTCTTTTCCGCTCCGGCTCAAGCTGATGCCTGCTGA
- the ASB16 gene encoding ankyrin repeat and SOCS box protein 16 — protein MSQETFAFTSSALRSLRLQRELLELEERRRALARESATRRFLPPGAGTQPVPAPARRPQRCRDPAVHNALYAGDLLRVKSIFKDESTTNLIMETVSEELVWSPELGLWVLSPRKKHTSPLRIAASRGYRDCARHLIMQGAEVDAVVGGRAALHDSVAGPHLDCARLLLAFGANPNVLSEEGLAPLHLCTDPESLPCAELLLAHGARVNLSTRDRHLTALHVAARHGLEAHVELYLRHGADPARRSREGETALNAACAGAERPEDAERYYRVAERLLAAGADPRAAGRKDHTPLHNACGNGQPRLARLLLCHGAAAAVPNCAGYTPMDCALHAVDEYRHEHPERTIALLLDHGAGPVNPKMLKFCCRCPRALEVVLNAYDRVPPAEAWAEAVPPELWQEHETFYESVLRMATQPRRLQHLARCALRRHLGARCHAAIPKLALPPALRHYLQLPPEGLIR, from the exons ATGTCCCAGGAAACCTTTGCCTTCACCTCCTCGGCCCTGCGCTCGCTGCGGCtccagcgggagctgctggagctggaggagcGCCGGCGGGCCCTGGCGCGGGAATCGGCCACGCGCCGCTTCCTGCCGCCCGGCGCCGGCACCCAGCCGGTCcctgcgcccgcccggcgcccccaGCGCTGCCGCGACCCCGCCGTCCACAACGCCCTCTACGCCGGCGACCTCCTGCGGGTCAAGAGCATCTTCAAGGACGAGAGCACCACTAACCTGATCATGGAGACGGTCAGCGAGGAGCTGGTGTGGTCGCCCGAGCTGG GGCTGTGGGTGCTGAGCCCCCGCAAGAAGCACACGTCGCCGCTGCGCATCGCGGCCAGCCGCGGCTACCGGGACTGCGCCCGCCACCTCATCATGCAGGGGGCCGAGGTGGACGCGGTGGtgggcggccgggcggccctgcacGACAGCGTGGCCGGCCCCCACCTCGACTGCGCCCGCCTGCTCCTCGCCTTCGGCGCCAACCCCAACGTGCTCTCCGAGGAGGGGCTGGCCCCGCTCCACCTCTGCACCGACCCCGAGAGCCTGCC gtgcgCCGAGCTGCTGCTGGCCCACGGCGCCCGGGTGAACCTGAGCACGCGGGACCGGCACCTCACGGCCCTGCACGTGGCCGCCCGCCACGGGCTGGAAGCCCACGTGGAGCTGTACCTGCGGCACGGTGCCGACCCGGCCCGCCGGAGCCGCGAGGGTGAGACGGCGCTCAATgccgcctgcgccggggccgagcGCCCCGAGGACGCCGAGCGGTACTACCGGGTGGCCGAGCGGCTGCTGGCCGCCGGCGCTGAcccccgggcggcggggcgcaaGGACCACACGCCGCTGCACAACGCCTGCGGCAACGGGCAGCCCCGGCTGGCGCGGCTGCTGCTGTGccacggggccgccgccgccgtgcccaaCTGCGCCGGCTACACCCCCATGGACTGCGCCCTGCACGCCGTCGACGAGTACCGCCACGAGCACCCCGAGCGCACCATCGCCCTCCTGCTCGACCACGGCGCCGGCCCCGTCAACCCCAAG ATGCTCAAGttctgctgccgctgcccgcgGGCGCTCGAGGTGGTGCTCAACGCCTACGACCGGGTGCCGCCTGCCGAGGCCTGGGCTGAGGCCGTGCCGCCGGAGCTGTGGCAG gAGCACGAGACTTTCTACGAGTCGGTGCTGCGCATGGCCACGCAGCCACGGCGGCTGCAGCACCTGGCACGCTGCGCCCTGCGGCGGCACCTGGGCGCCCGCTGCCACGCCGCCATCCCCAAGCTGGCCCTGCCGCCTGCCCTGCGCCACTACCTCCAGCTGCCGCCGGAAGGGCTCATCCGCtga
- the TMUB2 gene encoding transmembrane and ubiquitin-like domain-containing protein 2 — MEPPDATIIRGVGDEVTVVAGVVVLALALVLAWLSTYVADSSNQLLGTIVATGDAAVIRLSHVERYVGAAGATEPPEPARVPETAEEKAEEEGGATSDLGLAPEQGDGSSPSDSSLDQLLDIQSLPKRTSGSEPSARDSRGPPAPEESDLCAGFIKVRLKFLNDTEEVAIVRPEDTVGGLKSKYFPGQESQMKFIYRGQLLQDQARTLRSLNITDNCVIHCHLSQSAAAAAALPDPIAAPPEASGVTVNMGNLMIPVIMVMLAVIWYFRINYRQFFTAPATVSLIGVTVFFSFLVFGMYGQ; from the exons ATGGAGCCCCCCGACGCAACCATTATCAGAGGGGTGGGGGACGAGGTGACGGTGGTGGCCGGCGTTGTGGTCCTGGCGCTGGCTCTGGTTTTGGCCTGGCTCTCTACGTACGTTGCTGACAGCAGCAACCAGCTCTTGGGAACTATCGTGGCCACGGGGGACGCGGCTGTGATACGGCTCAGCCACGTCGAACGGTACGTGGGCGCTGCGGGGGCGACCGAGCCCCCCGAACCCGCGAGGGTCCCCGAAACcgcagaggaaaaagcagaagaggaagggGGGGCCACGTCCGACTTGGGCCTGGCGCCGGAGCAGGGGGACGGTAGCAGCCCCTCTGACTCCAGCCTTGACCAGCTGCTGGACATCCAAAGCTTGCCCAAAAGGACCTCGGGCAGCGAGCCCAGTGCTCGGGACAGCcgcgggccgcccgccccggaGGAGAGCGACCTGTGCGCCGGCTTCATCAAGGTCCGGCTCAAGTTCCTCAACGACACGGAGGAGGTGGCCATAGTGAGGCCCGAGGACACCGTGGGTGGCCTCAAGAG CAAATATTTCCCAGGCCAAGAGAGCCAGATGAAGTTCATCTATCGCGGCCAACTCCTGCAGGACCAGGCACGGACGCTGCGATCTCTCAACATCACGGACAACTGCGTTATCCATTGCCACCTCTCCcagagcgccgccgccgctgccgccttgCCCGACCCCATCGCCGCGCCCCCCGAAGCGAGCGGCGTGACCGTCAACATGGGGAACCTGATGATCCCGGTGATCATGGTGATGCTGGCCGTCATCTGGTACTTCCGCATCAACTACCGGCAGTTCTTCACTGCGCCGGCCACCGTCTCCTTGATCGGGGTGACCGTTTTCTTCAGCTTCCTGGTGTTTGGGATGTACGGCCAGTAG